CGTTCCAGGCGACTTTCTTCTGGATAACCAGCATCACCCGATCCAGTAGAAACCCGATGAAGCCGATCGCAAGTACGGCGACCATGATGCGACTCAGGGATTCGCTGCTGCCATTCTGGAATTCGTCCCAGACAAACTTCCCGAGGCCGGGGCTCTGGGCGAGCATTTCGGCGGCGATCAGCACCATCCAGGCGATGCCCAGGGAAACCCGGAGGCCGGTGAAGATCATGGGCACCGAGGATGGAAGGACGACCTTGCGAACATGGGTCCAGAACGACAGGCGGAGCACTTTGGAAACGTTCAGCAGGTCGGGATTGACCGCCGACACACCGACACTGGTATTGATCAGCGTGGGCCAGAGGCTGCACAGGGTGACGGTGATCATTGACGTCAGGAAGGATTTCTCGAACATCGGGTCATCGCTGACGTAAGTGGCCGAGACCACCATGGTCACCAGCGGCAGCCAGGCAAGCGGGGATACCGGCTTGAACACCTGGATCAGCGGGTTTACCGCCGCCGAGAAGTGGCGGTTCAGGCCCACAATGATGCCAAGCGGTACGGCAATGACCGTTGCCAATGCAAAGCCCGCCAGCACGGTGATCAGGCTGGTCAAGATCTGGTCGAAGAATGTGGGCGCACCGGTGTAGTCGCGGATTTTCACGTCCGCATCCGGATTCTCCGCCAGAATGCGTTGGTTGCGCTCCAATTGCATCGCCAGAAACTTGTCGGCGCGTTCACGCTGGGCGCTGTGTTCCTGCCACAGCTGGCCGGACTGGTCCCACACCTCCGCCGGGCCTGGGAAGGCGCCGAGGGAGGTCTGTACCTGGGGGGCGGCCAGATGCCAGAACCCCAGGAACAGGACAATGCCGATGGCGGGCAGCAACATCTGCCGGCCGGTTTCCGCAAGGCTCCGTCCGGCCAGTCGATCGGCCAGGGCGCGGAGCCAGCGCATTCCCGACGAGGTTGGAGCGTTCTGGCTGATGGTCGTCATGTGATGTCTCCTGACATTCCGTCGTTACGGATCGTCTTTACTGGTCGTTGTTACGGGGTTTCAGCGCCGTTCAGGCCGATCTCGAAACTGTTGATGTAGGCGTTGGGCTCGCGGGGAGTGAACGCCACGCCGTCGATCAGTTCGCCCTGATGGGGACGGGCGAAGTTTTCCGCGTCCAGGTCCGGGAAGTCCCCGGCGCTGAGGCTGCCGTCTTCGATCAGGGATTTAGCTGCTTGCTTGTAGATGTCCGCGCGATAAACCTTGGCGGCGGTTTCCATGTACCAGTCGTCGGACTTGGGCTCGGGAATCTGGCCCCAGCGGCGCATCTGGCTGAGATACCAGATGGCATCAGACGGATAGGGATAGGTTGCGTAGTAGCGGAAGAACACATTGAAGTCAGGCACTTTTCGGACGTCGCCCTTCTCATACTCAAAGGTGCCGGTCATGGAATTGGCAATGACTTCCTCATCTGCCCCGACATAGCTGGAGCGGGCCAGAATTTCCACGGCTTCCGGGCGGTTGGCGTTGTTGTTTTCATCCAGCCAGTGGGCGGCACGAATCAGTGCGCGCAATAGGCGAAGGTGGGTGTTCGGGTTCTTCTCGGCCCAGGCTTCGGTCACGCCAAAGACTTTTTCCGGGTTGTTGGGCCAGATTTCATAATCGGTAATCACCGGTACACCAATGCCCTTGAACACGGCCTGTTGGTTCCAGGGCTCGCCCACACAGTAGCCTTGTATGGTTCCGGCCTCCATGGTGGCCGGCATCTGGGGCGGCGGGGTTACTGACAGGTGGACATCAGCATCGATTGTGCCACTGGTATCGCCTCTCTGCGGTGCATAAAGGCCGGGGTTCAGGCCTCCGGCGGCCAGCCAGTAGCGCAATTCGTAGTTGTGGGTGGAAACCGGAAACACCATGCCCATGCGGAAGCGTTCTCCCCGGTTGCGGTAGGATTCGATCAAGGGTTTGAGGGTGCTGGCGCTGATCGGATGAACCGGATTGCCCTGGGTATTACTCGGAATCTGCGGGCTCATCTGCTCCCAGACGTCGTTGGAAACGGTGATGCCGTTGCCGTTCAGGTCCATACTGAACGCGGTGATGATGTCCGCCTGGGTGCCGTATCCGATGGTGGCACCGAGGGGTTGGCCCGCCAGCATGTGGGCGCCGTCGAGGGTGCCTGTCACTACGCCATCCAGCAGCACCTTCCAGTTGGCCTGGGCAATCAACTCCACAAACAGGCCTTCATCCAGGAAAAAGCCTTTCTCCCAGGCGACTGCCAGCGGGGCCATATCGGTCAGTTTGATAAACCCCAGTTTCAGATCCGGTTTTTCCGCCGGTCCGATCTCCGCCTGGGCGGTACCCAGGCCTGTTGCCAATAGTAGTGCGGCGGCCAGTGTTCTTAATTTCTTGGTGCTCTCCATGATGTGCTCCCTGTATTGCGCCTGAAATGCGCGCCTGAAGGTTTTACAGACAAAAAAAAGCCTGCCACCCGTGGTCGGGAGGCAGGCGCCAATGCCTGATGATCTGTTTAAGGTTTCACCCCGATCGACGGAGGACCGGGAATCCAAATTGTCTGAAAGGTAACAAGCAGATGGTGTGCCAGATTTCTATCTCATTGAAAAACATGAAGAGTTCAAAATTCGGCCGGCAAGGCAAGGGGCTCCAGAGCTCCGCGACCCACCGTTTTAGTGCGTGACGCTTCATTCCTGGGCGCCGCGCTGGGCCATGCTCAGTCCACCGCACCCACGCGCCAGTCGTGAAGTTGCTCTCCCAGAAGACGGTCGCTTGCCACGTGCACTGGGCCGTA
This DNA window, taken from Marinobacter halotolerans, encodes the following:
- a CDS encoding ABC transporter permease, which encodes MTTISQNAPTSSGMRWLRALADRLAGRSLAETGRQMLLPAIGIVLFLGFWHLAAPQVQTSLGAFPGPAEVWDQSGQLWQEHSAQRERADKFLAMQLERNQRILAENPDADVKIRDYTGAPTFFDQILTSLITVLAGFALATVIAVPLGIIVGLNRHFSAAVNPLIQVFKPVSPLAWLPLVTMVVSATYVSDDPMFEKSFLTSMITVTLCSLWPTLINTSVGVSAVNPDLLNVSKVLRLSFWTHVRKVVLPSSVPMIFTGLRVSLGIAWMVLIAAEMLAQSPGLGKFVWDEFQNGSSESLSRIMVAVLAIGFIGFLLDRVMLVIQKKVAWNE
- a CDS encoding CmpA/NrtA family ABC transporter substrate-binding protein, yielding MESTKKLRTLAAALLLATGLGTAQAEIGPAEKPDLKLGFIKLTDMAPLAVAWEKGFFLDEGLFVELIAQANWKVLLDGVVTGTLDGAHMLAGQPLGATIGYGTQADIITAFSMDLNGNGITVSNDVWEQMSPQIPSNTQGNPVHPISASTLKPLIESYRNRGERFRMGMVFPVSTHNYELRYWLAAGGLNPGLYAPQRGDTSGTIDADVHLSVTPPPQMPATMEAGTIQGYCVGEPWNQQAVFKGIGVPVITDYEIWPNNPEKVFGVTEAWAEKNPNTHLRLLRALIRAAHWLDENNNANRPEAVEILARSSYVGADEEVIANSMTGTFEYEKGDVRKVPDFNVFFRYYATYPYPSDAIWYLSQMRRWGQIPEPKSDDWYMETAAKVYRADIYKQAAKSLIEDGSLSAGDFPDLDAENFARPHQGELIDGVAFTPREPNAYINSFEIGLNGAETP